A stretch of the Thermus thermophilus genome encodes the following:
- the leuD gene encoding 3-isopropylmalate dehydratase small subunit, with product MLEKFTVIRGKAVPLRGEDIDTDRIIPARFMKALTFEGLGQYLFYDERFDEKGNPKPHPLNDPRYQGATILLVESGFGSGSSREHAPQAIKRAGFKAIIGESFAEIFFGNATAIGLPCVSLSPEDLGVLFRTVEENPELEVEVDLVNKEVRFGDRTAPLFIREEAREALVEGLWDPIGELLEAGELLDQFDRKLPYPRRTE from the coding sequence ATGCTGGAGAAGTTCACCGTGATCCGCGGAAAAGCGGTGCCCTTGAGGGGCGAGGACATTGACACGGACCGGATCATCCCGGCCCGCTTCATGAAGGCCCTCACCTTTGAGGGCCTGGGCCAGTACCTCTTCTACGACGAGCGCTTTGACGAGAAGGGGAACCCCAAGCCCCACCCCCTGAACGACCCCCGCTACCAGGGAGCCACGATCCTCCTGGTGGAGTCGGGCTTCGGCTCCGGCTCTAGCCGGGAGCACGCCCCCCAGGCCATCAAGCGGGCGGGGTTTAAGGCCATCATCGGGGAGAGCTTCGCCGAGATCTTCTTCGGGAACGCCACCGCCATCGGCCTCCCCTGCGTGAGCCTTTCCCCCGAGGACCTGGGGGTCCTCTTCCGAACGGTGGAGGAGAACCCGGAGCTGGAGGTGGAGGTTGACCTGGTGAACAAAGAGGTGCGCTTCGGGGACCGCACCGCCCCCCTCTTCATCCGGGAAGAAGCCCGGGAGGCCCTGGTGGAGGGGCTTTGGGACCCCATCGGGGAGCTTCTGGAGGCCGGGGAGCTTTTGGACCAGTTTGACCGGAAACTCCCCTACCCCAGGAGGACGGAATGA
- a CDS encoding chromosome segregation protein ScpA, with protein sequence MIRIAFPGFEGTPEALREALRRGRLSPRAIPVLAVVEQALAQVPEDLRAKSELLPLLAELLVLKLSPERALLPKEEGEEAPLVQVLVDLSEMVAFLEARLERRARLLPVAPPPLPRPVLRLSPKSLAEAAKGFRRAVLRLPREAFGVREAWERLKGAIRGRVAFQSLPLATWGEKAVGFAALLEAFRLGRVRLFQEAPFAPLYVEPVGLLEGDLERTA encoded by the coding sequence GTGATCCGCATCGCCTTTCCCGGCTTTGAGGGGACCCCGGAGGCCCTGAGGGAGGCCCTGAGGCGGGGCCGCCTTTCCCCCAGGGCCATCCCCGTCCTCGCCGTGGTGGAGCAGGCCCTGGCCCAGGTGCCGGAGGACCTCCGGGCGAAAAGCGAGCTCCTCCCCCTCCTCGCCGAGCTTCTGGTGCTGAAGCTCTCCCCGGAAAGGGCCCTCCTCCCCAAGGAGGAAGGGGAGGAGGCCCCCCTGGTCCAGGTCCTCGTGGACCTCTCCGAGATGGTGGCCTTCCTCGAGGCCCGCTTGGAGCGGCGGGCGCGGCTTCTCCCCGTGGCCCCGCCCCCCCTGCCCAGGCCTGTCCTGAGGCTTTCCCCGAAGTCCCTGGCCGAGGCGGCCAAGGGCTTCCGCAGGGCCGTTCTCCGGCTTCCCCGGGAGGCCTTCGGGGTGCGGGAGGCCTGGGAGCGGCTCAAGGGAGCGATCCGGGGCCGGGTGGCCTTCCAGAGCCTGCCGCTTGCCACCTGGGGCGAGAAGGCGGTGGGCTTTGCCGCCCTCCTCGAGGCCTTCCGCCTGGGCCGGGTGCGCCTCTTCCAGGAAGCCCCCTTCGCCCCCCTTTACGTGGAGCCCGTGGGGCTCCTGGAAGGGGACCTGGAGCGCACCGCCTAG
- the leuC gene encoding 3-isopropylmalate dehydratase large subunit, with protein MGKTLYDKVWEAHEVRKLRNGQSQLFIDLHLLHEVTSPQAFGMLKDLGLRVRYPHRTFATVDHIVPTHDRTEPFQDPLAQSMLEALRANTREHGITFFDLGSGNQGIVHVIGPQLGLTQPGMTIACGDSHTSTHGAFGAVAFGIGTSQVRDVLATQTLAAQKLKVRRINVEGRLAPGVYAKDVILHIIRHLGVKGGLGYAYEYGGSTVEAMDMESRMTLCNMSIEGGARIGYVNPDETTFRYLEGRPYVPKGSEWEEAKRRWLAWRSDPDASYDDVVTFRAEEIPPTVTWGITPGQAIPIDGRIPLLEELPEEERPVAEEALAYMGFKPGQPIKGVPIQVAFIGSCTNARLSDLREVARYLKGHKVKKGVRALVVPGSEWVARKAEEEGIAEVFREAGFEWRMPGCSMCLAMNPDRLEGDELCASSSNRNYKGRMGSPRGRTVLMSPLMVAAAAVAGEIADAREVFGVGAR; from the coding sequence ATGGGAAAGACGCTCTACGACAAGGTTTGGGAAGCCCACGAGGTGAGGAAGCTCCGAAACGGCCAGAGCCAGCTCTTCATAGACCTCCACCTCCTCCACGAGGTCACGAGCCCCCAGGCCTTCGGCATGCTCAAGGACCTGGGCCTTCGGGTACGCTACCCCCACCGCACCTTCGCCACCGTGGACCACATCGTCCCCACCCACGACCGCACCGAGCCCTTCCAGGACCCCCTGGCCCAGAGCATGCTGGAGGCCCTGAGGGCGAACACCAGGGAGCACGGCATCACCTTCTTTGACCTGGGAAGCGGGAACCAAGGCATCGTCCACGTCATCGGGCCCCAGCTCGGCCTCACCCAGCCCGGGATGACCATCGCCTGCGGGGACTCCCACACCTCCACCCACGGGGCCTTCGGGGCCGTGGCCTTCGGCATCGGCACGAGCCAGGTCCGGGACGTCCTCGCCACCCAGACCCTCGCCGCCCAGAAGCTCAAGGTGCGGCGGATCAACGTGGAGGGGAGGCTCGCCCCCGGGGTCTACGCCAAGGACGTGATCCTCCACATCATCCGCCACCTGGGGGTGAAGGGGGGCCTGGGCTACGCCTATGAATACGGGGGAAGCACCGTGGAGGCCATGGACATGGAAAGCCGCATGACCCTCTGCAACATGTCCATTGAGGGGGGAGCCCGCATCGGCTACGTGAACCCCGACGAGACCACCTTCCGGTACCTGGAGGGCCGCCCCTACGTCCCCAAGGGGTCCGAGTGGGAGGAGGCCAAGAGGAGGTGGCTCGCTTGGCGCTCCGACCCCGACGCCTCCTACGACGACGTGGTCACCTTCCGCGCCGAGGAGATCCCCCCCACCGTCACCTGGGGCATCACCCCGGGCCAGGCCATCCCCATTGACGGCAGGATCCCCCTCCTGGAGGAGTTGCCGGAGGAGGAGCGCCCCGTGGCAGAGGAGGCGTTGGCCTACATGGGCTTCAAGCCGGGCCAGCCCATCAAGGGGGTGCCCATCCAGGTGGCCTTCATCGGAAGCTGCACCAACGCGAGGCTTTCCGACCTCCGGGAGGTCGCCCGCTACCTCAAGGGGCATAAGGTGAAGAAGGGGGTGCGGGCCCTGGTGGTGCCGGGCTCGGAGTGGGTGGCGAGGAAGGCCGAGGAAGAGGGGATCGCCGAGGTCTTCCGCGAGGCGGGGTTTGAGTGGCGGATGCCCGGCTGCTCCATGTGCCTCGCCATGAACCCGGACCGGCTGGAAGGGGACGAGCTTTGCGCCAGCAGCTCCAACCGCAACTACAAGGGACGCATGGGAAGCCCCAGGGGCCGCACCGTCCTCATGAGCCCCCTCATGGTGGCGGCGGCGGCCGTGGCCGGGGAGATCGCCGACGCCCGGGAGGTCTTTGGCGTCGGCGCCCGTTAA
- the trpS gene encoding tryptophan--tRNA ligase, giving the protein MKRVLSGIQPSGEIHIGNYLGAIKQWVAIGERLGRDAFFCIVDYHALTNPLAYDPSTLAQRTFEAALVNIAAGLDPERVTLFVQSHVPEHTELAWVFTTLTPLGDLTRMTQFKDKASKQETVWSGLLMYPVLQAADILIYKADTVPVGEDQVQHIELTREIARRFNHLFGETFPEPQALLNPEAPRVPGIDGKAKMSKSLGNTIGLLEPEESIWQKIQHLPDDPQRIRLSDPGDPERTIVFTYLSYFAPKEVVEALKEEYRKAGVGTYVVKRILFDHLMEALRPIRERAEALKKDPDYVMDALLEGAKRARAVAQATMEEVREKVGLLLPKGRPVLR; this is encoded by the coding sequence ATGAAGCGGGTGCTTTCCGGCATCCAGCCCTCGGGGGAGATCCACATCGGCAACTACCTCGGGGCCATCAAGCAGTGGGTGGCCATCGGGGAGAGGCTGGGGCGGGACGCCTTCTTCTGCATCGTGGACTACCACGCCCTCACCAACCCCCTCGCCTACGACCCCTCTACCCTCGCCCAGCGCACCTTTGAGGCCGCCCTGGTCAACATCGCCGCGGGGCTTGACCCGGAGAGGGTCACCCTCTTCGTCCAGTCCCACGTGCCCGAGCACACCGAGCTCGCCTGGGTCTTCACCACCTTAACCCCCCTGGGGGACCTCACCCGCATGACCCAGTTCAAGGACAAGGCCAGCAAGCAGGAGACCGTCTGGTCTGGCCTCCTCATGTACCCGGTGCTCCAGGCGGCGGACATCCTCATCTACAAGGCGGACACCGTCCCCGTGGGGGAGGACCAGGTGCAGCACATTGAGCTCACCCGGGAGATCGCCCGCCGCTTCAACCACCTCTTCGGGGAGACCTTCCCCGAGCCCCAGGCCCTCTTAAACCCCGAGGCCCCCCGGGTCCCCGGGATTGACGGCAAGGCCAAGATGAGCAAGTCCTTGGGCAACACCATCGGCCTCCTGGAGCCCGAGGAGAGCATCTGGCAGAAGATCCAGCACCTCCCCGACGACCCCCAGAGGATCCGCCTCTCCGACCCCGGGGACCCCGAGCGCACCATCGTCTTCACCTACCTCTCCTACTTCGCCCCCAAGGAGGTGGTGGAGGCCCTGAAGGAGGAGTACCGGAAGGCGGGGGTGGGGACCTACGTGGTGAAGCGGATCCTCTTTGACCACCTCATGGAGGCCCTGCGCCCCATCCGGGAAAGGGCCGAGGCCCTGAAGAAGGACCCGGACTACGTGATGGATGCCCTCCTCGAGGGCGCCAAGCGGGCCAGGGCCGTGGCCCAGGCGACCATGGAGGAGGTGCGGGAGAAGGTGGGCCTTCTCCTGCCCAAGGGGCGCCCGGTCCTCCGGTGA